One Streptomyces mobaraensis NBRC 13819 = DSM 40847 DNA segment encodes these proteins:
- a CDS encoding GNAT family N-acetyltransferase — MSDDGRTRIRRAVEADAAAIAHVHLTSRSVTMPYLPPQKRGHEEVTRWFRDVVLKRCRIWVAVRDAEVVGYAALDGNVLEHLYLRPEFRRLGIGTLLLDEVRRHSPDGVSLHVFQQNADARAFYERHGFTVFDTTDGERNMEHLPDMTLRWAPGRSR, encoded by the coding sequence GTGAGTGATGACGGCAGGACGCGGATCCGACGCGCGGTCGAGGCCGACGCGGCGGCGATCGCGCACGTCCACCTGACCTCCCGCTCGGTGACCATGCCGTACCTGCCTCCGCAGAAGCGCGGGCACGAAGAGGTGACCCGGTGGTTCCGTGACGTCGTGCTCAAGCGATGCCGCATCTGGGTCGCCGTGCGCGATGCGGAGGTCGTCGGCTACGCGGCCCTCGACGGTAACGTGCTCGAACACCTCTATCTGCGGCCGGAATTCCGGCGGCTGGGAATCGGCACGCTGCTGCTCGACGAGGTCAGGCGGCACAGTCCCGACGGGGTGTCCCTGCACGTCTTCCAGCAGAACGCCGACGCCCGCGCGTTCTACGAGCGCCACGGTTTCACCGTCTTCGACACCACCGACGGCGAGCGCAACATGGAGCACTTGCCCGATATGACGCTTCGCTGGGCCCCGGGCCGCTCGCGCTAA
- a CDS encoding helix-turn-helix domain-containing protein, whose protein sequence is MDQRSMPTMRSRRLGNELRDLRKASKLSAAQVAEHLGCGQPKISKIENGERGIRPADLCALLDLYGVTDDKFRERIKQLARDVYKVDWWTAQGPLIHDTLRDYLTLESDSSLIREYEHLLVPGLLQSEGYMREIFFPALPKERAEALIEARLARKRLLDDHLGFRLRAVIDEPALHRMPGGRAVAVEQLTHLDEVSIRPNVTIQVLPLKVRLPLNQYVPFGLYTLRGTKSINVVWLEHLESGTLLEQKESVKEYTQAWEELTAAAMSPSASRKFIQGLIEEYQR, encoded by the coding sequence ATGGATCAGAGGAGCATGCCCACGATGAGGAGCAGGCGGCTCGGCAACGAGCTCCGCGACCTCAGGAAGGCCAGCAAACTCAGCGCCGCACAAGTGGCCGAGCACCTCGGCTGCGGGCAGCCCAAGATCTCAAAAATCGAGAACGGCGAACGAGGTATCCGCCCTGCGGACCTGTGTGCACTGCTCGACTTGTACGGCGTCACCGACGACAAGTTCCGTGAGCGGATCAAACAGTTGGCACGCGACGTCTACAAGGTCGACTGGTGGACCGCTCAGGGACCGTTGATCCACGACACCCTCCGGGACTACCTCACCCTGGAATCGGATTCATCTCTCATCAGGGAGTACGAGCACCTGCTCGTTCCGGGCCTCCTCCAAAGCGAGGGGTACATGCGAGAGATCTTCTTTCCTGCACTACCCAAGGAACGTGCGGAGGCACTCATCGAAGCCCGACTGGCGCGCAAAAGACTCCTCGACGACCACTTGGGCTTCCGGCTGCGAGCCGTAATCGACGAGCCGGCCTTGCATCGAATGCCCGGAGGCCGAGCTGTGGCCGTGGAGCAACTGACGCACCTCGATGAGGTGTCGATCCGCCCCAACGTGACGATCCAAGTATTGCCACTCAAGGTGAGGCTGCCGTTGAACCAGTACGTCCCCTTTGGTCTCTATACCCTGCGCGGGACGAAATCCATAAACGTCGTATGGCTAGAGCACCTGGAAAGCGGAACGCTGCTGGAACAGAAGGAATCCGTCAAGGAGTACACGCAGGCATGGGAGGAGCTGACAGCAGCGGCCATGTCGCCGTCGGCGTCCCGGAAATTCATCCAAGGACTCATCGAGGAATACCAGAGATGA
- a CDS encoding ATP-binding protein yields the protein MTLPVHDLKCEMSLALVPTPTKLPQVRSFVRLQLRWWGLAEDVVDDGLVVVGELLANVVKHVGEGECGLSLRVRDGVLHIRVRDGSSALPAVKWPVAHGVLECEEGRGLLIIDRLTGGAWSAERSPGGGKVVTCRLPLGGRRAPVVERPAPPSHWHAFYWAGGENPTRDEETDPDCPKPPAINAASAAWVRKPASLHVGRLADTDACLAWLDARLTAEPPVARVPAPSLVGYARGELDHGERKVPLQWSTADGRIVRLMLLACPSRSRAFRCPGPQVAK from the coding sequence ATGACCCTCCCTGTGCACGACCTGAAGTGCGAGATGTCGCTCGCCCTCGTCCCCACCCCGACCAAGCTGCCGCAGGTACGCAGCTTTGTGCGGCTGCAACTGCGCTGGTGGGGGCTGGCGGAGGACGTCGTGGACGACGGCCTCGTGGTCGTCGGCGAGTTGCTGGCGAACGTGGTGAAGCACGTGGGGGAGGGGGAGTGCGGGCTGAGCCTGCGCGTGCGGGACGGGGTGCTGCACATCAGGGTGCGGGACGGGTCCTCCGCGTTGCCCGCCGTCAAGTGGCCTGTGGCGCACGGGGTGCTGGAGTGCGAGGAGGGGCGGGGGTTGCTGATCATCGATCGGCTCACCGGTGGGGCGTGGAGTGCGGAGCGGTCACCCGGCGGGGGGAAGGTCGTCACCTGCCGGTTGCCGCTGGGCGGGCGGCGGGCCCCGGTCGTCGAGCGGCCCGCGCCGCCGTCGCACTGGCACGCCTTCTACTGGGCCGGGGGCGAAAACCCGACGCGCGACGAGGAGACCGATCCCGACTGCCCCAAGCCGCCCGCGATCAACGCCGCCTCCGCCGCCTGGGTGCGCAAACCCGCCTCCCTGCACGTCGGCCGACTCGCCGACACCGACGCCTGCCTCGCCTGGCTGGACGCGCGGCTCACCGCCGAACCGCCCGTGGCGCGGGTGCCGGCGCCGTCGCTCGTCGGGTACGCGCGGGGGGAACTCGACCACGGTGAACGCAAGGTGCCGTTGCAGTGGTCGACCGCCGACGGACGGATCGTCCGGCTCATGCTGCTCGCCTGCCCCAGCCGTAGCCGCGCCTTCCGGTGCCCGGGCCCGCAGGTCGCGAAGTGA
- a CDS encoding DUF397 domain-containing protein — translation MTDPQAWSCPPQSGPWRTSTYTGRDNNCVEFGVHPLGRRAVRDTKDPARKTTLTFPAPAWQAFLNALSGDGI, via the coding sequence GTGACTGACCCACAAGCCTGGAGTTGCCCCCCTCAGTCGGGCCCATGGCGCACGAGCACTTACACCGGCAGGGACAACAACTGCGTCGAATTCGGTGTGCACCCCCTGGGCCGGCGGGCCGTCCGCGACACCAAGGACCCCGCCCGCAAAACCACCCTCACCTTCCCCGCCCCTGCGTGGCAAGCATTCCTGAACGCCCTGTCGGGCGACGGGATCTGA
- a CDS encoding oxidoreductase, with product MTKEQRRQWTADRIPDLDGRVFVVTGANGGLGLATVRALVRRGGHVILAVRDVEKGRRAAMDATAGRRPGGVRPEVRRLDLADPDSVRAFADGVRADHDRLDVLVNNAGVMAVPRSLTPYGHESQFACNHLGHFALTGLLLDLLAAGRDPRVVTVSSVNHRKAGLGLDFDDLADERRYSPMGAYNRSKFANAVFGCELHRRLTEAGSPVRSLLAHPGYTATGLQMKSSSAAQRLLLGRVGNALLAQAPERGALPQLYAATEPGLAGGLFIGPSGKGELRGAPTEVELAPAAADPATGRRLWELSEEATGVRYAFPAPV from the coding sequence ATGACCAAGGAACAGCGGCGGCAGTGGACCGCCGACCGGATCCCGGACCTCGACGGCCGGGTGTTCGTCGTCACCGGAGCCAACGGCGGGCTCGGTCTCGCCACCGTCCGGGCGCTCGTGCGCCGGGGCGGGCACGTGATCCTGGCGGTGCGGGACGTGGAGAAGGGGCGACGGGCGGCCATGGACGCGACCGCCGGGCGACGGCCCGGAGGCGTACGGCCCGAGGTGCGCCGCCTGGACCTGGCCGACCCCGACTCGGTCCGCGCCTTCGCCGACGGGGTGCGGGCCGACCACGACCGGCTCGACGTCCTCGTCAACAACGCGGGCGTGATGGCGGTGCCGCGCTCGCTCACCCCGTACGGCCACGAGTCGCAGTTCGCCTGCAACCACCTCGGCCACTTCGCGCTCACCGGACTGCTGCTCGACCTGTTGGCCGCCGGGCGCGACCCGCGCGTCGTCACCGTCAGCTCGGTCAACCACCGCAAGGCGGGACTGGGTCTGGACTTCGACGACCTCGCCGACGAGCGCCGGTACTCACCGATGGGCGCCTACAACCGGTCGAAGTTCGCCAACGCGGTCTTCGGGTGCGAGCTGCACCGCCGGCTGACCGAGGCCGGGAGCCCGGTGCGCAGCCTGCTCGCGCACCCCGGGTACACGGCCACCGGCCTCCAGATGAAGTCGTCGAGCGCCGCGCAGCGCCTGCTCCTCGGCCGCGTCGGCAACGCGCTCCTCGCCCAGGCGCCCGAGCGGGGCGCTCTGCCCCAGCTCTACGCCGCCACCGAACCCGGGTTGGCGGGCGGCCTGTTCATCGGCCCGTCGGGCAAGGGCGAACTGCGCGGCGCCCCGACGGAGGTCGAACTCGCCCCGGCCGCCGCCGACCCCGCCACCGGTCGCCGACTGTGGGAGCTGTCGGAGGAGGCGACGGGGGTGCGGTACGCGTTCCCGGCCCCGGTGTGA
- a CDS encoding TetR family transcriptional regulator, giving the protein MVTSRPRPAPAAPATAPGPSLAERKRRLVSDELSEAALQLLAAKGFDAVTVDEIGAAAGVSKRTFFRYFASKEDVVVRFLADMGTGIHAELTARPADEPPSTALRHAVWVPVAACAGHSERALRVVQLILRTPALLARFLERQAEWREHLAAELGRRHGLDPESDLYPRMAAGMALTAFDAVLRRWSDSEGAEDPADLLDRAFAVITPALDTVG; this is encoded by the coding sequence GTGGTGACCTCCCGCCCCCGCCCCGCGCCCGCGGCTCCCGCCACCGCCCCCGGCCCCAGCCTCGCCGAGCGCAAACGCCGGCTCGTCTCGGACGAACTGTCGGAGGCGGCACTGCAGTTGCTCGCCGCCAAGGGGTTCGACGCGGTGACGGTGGACGAGATCGGGGCCGCCGCCGGTGTCTCGAAGCGCACGTTCTTCCGCTACTTCGCGTCGAAGGAGGACGTCGTCGTCCGCTTCCTCGCCGACATGGGTACCGGCATCCACGCCGAACTCACGGCCCGTCCGGCCGACGAGCCGCCGTCCACGGCCCTCCGCCACGCCGTCTGGGTGCCGGTGGCCGCCTGCGCGGGCCACTCGGAACGGGCGCTGCGCGTGGTGCAGTTGATCCTGCGCACCCCCGCACTGCTGGCCCGCTTCCTGGAGCGGCAGGCCGAGTGGCGCGAGCACCTCGCCGCCGAACTCGGCCGCCGCCACGGCCTCGACCCCGAGTCCGACCTCTATCCGCGCATGGCCGCCGGAATGGCCCTCACCGCTTTCGACGCCGTCCTCCGGCGCTGGAGCGACAGCGAAGGCGCCGAGGACCCCGCCGACCTCCTCGACCGGGCGTTCGCAGTGATCACCCCGGCCCTCGACACCGTGGGCTGA